The Danio aesculapii chromosome 7, fDanAes4.1, whole genome shotgun sequence DNA window CATCCTCTAGGGTATGATAAATCCATTCCACCCTGGACTCCATATGCTTTTCACTGATTAGGTGAGAATATAAGGAATGCTAAGCcagcttctctctttctctctctctctttcccgtTCCATTTAGGACAGTCCCATGAGTAATATTCGCATGTTTATGAGCTAAAAATGTCTTCAAAGTGTTGTACAGTTGTACATTTCTGTCACATTATGACTGAATTTTCCCACTGAAATCTGATTAATGAAAAACTGCAAAGTTTTGAAATATCTCGGGGAATGTGCAACACTCTGAATGTGAAGTGAAACGCTGAAACCTCTGGGTTTGCTGTCCTATTTTCTTTTCATTCTCATGCAAACTCAATATGTGTTACACATATATAGAAACGTAAACTGTTATAAACACTGTACACTGAGAAGCTGAACTTATATTATTAGCTCTTTTGTGAAATGTTTGTTCTTTTTCAAAAATTTGCAGGGAGTTTttgtttcaatacatttttataactatttctttttttggtctttgctatgatgacagtacataatattttactagttattgtACAATATACAAGCATTCAATTTAAAATATAGGCAAAAAAATTCTTAagtggactaataatattgacccaaaAAATTGGTTAtaaatgctttatatatatatatatatatatatatatatatatatatatatatatatatatatatatatatatatatatatatatatatatatatatataaagagagagagagagagagagagagagagagagagagagagagagagagagagagagagagatacacctgtcaaactgcttaGTGACACAaaattttaatcagccaatcacatggtcaagacgatctgctgcagttcaaaccgagcatcagaatgggcaagaaagatgatttaagagactttgaacttggcatggttgttggtgccagacgggctggtctgagtgtttcagaaactgctgatctactggtcagaggagaatgtccagactggttccagctgatagaaaggcaacagtaactcaaataagcactcgttacaactgaggtatgcagaagagcatctctgaacacacaacacgtccaaccttgaggcagatgggctacagcagcagaaaacacaccgggtgccactactgttagctaagaacaagaaactgaggctataattcacacaggctcatcaaaaccggaaaaaagaagattggaaaaatgttgcctggtctgatgagtctctttctgttgcgacattcggatggtagggtcagaatttggcatcaacatatTAAAAGCctggatgttttcttggcacactttgggcccattagtaccaattgagcatcgtgtcaacgtcacagcctacctgagtactgttgctgactatgtccatccctttatgaccacagtgtacccatcttctgatggctacttccagcaggataacgcgccatgtcataaagcgcagatcatctcagactggtgtcttgaacatgataatgagttcactgtactcaaatggcctccacagttaccagaactcaatccaatagagcacctttgggatgtggtgaaacgggagattcgcactgtggatgtgcagccgacaaatctgcagcaactgcatgatgctatcatgtcaatatggacaaaatctctgaggaatatttccagtaccttgttgaatctttgccgtgaaggattaaggcagttctgaaggcaaaagcgggtccaacccggtactattaaggtgtccctaataaagtggctggttagtgtgtgtgtgtgtgtatatatatatatatatatatatatatatatatatatatatatatatatataaatataaatgtttatgagggacatttttaatttgttaataattaatttcccctgcaaaaaaataaacatggataCTTATGTAGtaagtataataaaattaatataatacttGGGACTAAACCTGTATAGATTTTCACAATAAGAAGACCAAGGGGATGACCCTTACAATCATATCAGGACAAGATGGTTGTTCCAAATCTGTGGATTCAAGAATATTGCATCTTTACAGTGTATTCATGTCCCTTCAAAAACTGGTCATCCAAGAGAGATAAATGCACAAGAGGATAATGTGGTGAATCTCAGTGGTCAGTCAGTTCTGCGCTGCAGCTGGAATTGATCATCAGCAGTGTTGGGGATAATGCATCATAAGAAATGTGAGTTACacataatcagattactttttaccATCTAGTAAATTAACGTGTTACTTTTTCACCCACTCACTGTCCTTCGGCTTAATACCGGACTtatcaggtgaattgggaaagctaaattgtccttagtgtatgagtgtgtgaatgagagtgtatgggtgtttccctgttaTGGTTATGGTTTACAtctgttggcggttcattccgctgtggcgacccctgattaatgaagggatataatttttttaatgttacctTTCCATATACTTTCACATATTTATATATCACAATATTGATGATTAATGTCCAAGCCTCAGAGAAGAAAAAGACTGCaacaatgacaaaaagtcatgagaCTACttttcttttacttattttttagttAACTTAATACTTTTAGTCAGTTTATCTGATGTAAGTCGAGTAGAAAAGTTAATTTAAGTATAAAAAAATAGGAGCAaggttttatttgtttagtttttacgaTAGGTTTTTACAGCGCACCATCCTGAATCTCCAGCGGCACATCCTAGGTAAAAAAAGCCCTCGTGACGTCGCCATCATCCACCAGGAACCGGATATCCGCTTCAACCGGAAAAAATCCCATATTTGGGCATTCTTAGCAGGAGCAATGGCAGCTTACATTGTATGCGAACGGTTAGCTTGAACGCTGAACGTGCAGTGCAAATGAtcgatttttaaacatttccaaaTCCCAGATCGAGACGGACGAGTGGCAGATTGTAACTATACATTTTAAGATGTCAAAAGCCAAGTGCTAGAGACCTATCCTTCAAACCACTACCACttagcgcggcgttagcatcctCGGAACCGACCGTGTATTTGTTCCCCCCCAGGTATTAGCCGCTCGCTGTGGATTTCAAACCCGGTGTTAGCCGCTCTCCATGCCCGAGCAAGGCCCGAGAATGAATAGCTTCTCCCTCGGCGAGTTGTGCTGGCTGTTCTGCTGCCCGCCCTGTCCGAGTCGCATCGCGGCTAAATTAGCATTTCTGCCGCCCGAACCCACATATTCCGTCCACACGGACCCGAGCGGCGCGACCAGCCTGCACCTCACCGAGCGCGCCGACTGGCAATACTCGCAACGGGAGCTCGATGCCGTGGAGGTGCTCGTGACACGAACAAGCCGCGGGAACCGGGTCGGTTGTATGTTCGTTCGCTGCGCGCCCGCGAGCCGCTACACGCTGCTGTTCTCCCACGGGAACGCCGTGGATCTGGGCCAGATGTGCAGCTTCTACATCGGCCTCGGCTCCAGGATCAACTGCAACGTGTTCTCCTACGATTACTCGGGTTACGGAGTCAGCACCGGGAAACCGTCCGAGAAGAACCTGTACGCGGACATCGAAGCGGCCTGGCAGGTGCTGAGGAACAAGTGAGTGTTTCTGAACAGGTGTTTTTGAGGGTCTGAGCAAGTGTTTCTGTGTTTTTGAGGGTCTGAACAGGTGCTTCCGAGGATGTTTTCTTGCAGGTGTATTGGGAAACTATGGTATGATTGCTTCTGTATGGAATATTATTGGCTTATGAAgtattggttttatattcacacattcagactttctccctgATAATATAACTCCAGAAAAGTATTCTTTTCCAATATTAaatggtgaaatcatattagcagccaatgactatcaaagttcaACATGGTTCacggtcaaataaatagtgctgatGTGAATGTTCAATGCACCATGGTAAAccatatagggagcatgtcacaagttgtcactgaacgaatgtgctaaTAGAAAACCAACATTCACCTCAATAAACCTTCAAccttgaggtaaagttggttttatattccttAAGTGACAATTTGAGACATGCTTCCTTTTattgcaggggtgtccaaactccagGCTTCAcacagtcatggaaaacctggaaaagtcagggaattttgacattttccaggcctggaaaagttttggataAACAGagaaacccacaaagttttggaaaagtcaaggataGTAgttaaatatctgtatacttgaattagggctgggcgatattggaaaaatctgtcaTTACTATATTTTGTATTTCAGTGATATATTTTGCGATGTGAGTACAattgatttaacaggtttatttgtgttgattggggggattttgtaggggagtgaatcttgaatgataaataaacaagtaaattacaaACATAGAtgaaatatagtaaagataaaaatgaattatagatttcaggtacagatattgaataatcaacactgcatagtcttcattgtatattatttaatatttattaaagttacaataagtttcttgtggccggatgttttaaaatctgaaatattgcaatgttcacacagtcacaggccttaaagggacagttcactcgaagattaaaatgtactcactatttactcacacttcacttgtttcaacactataggagttattaaataatattttgtttgttcattaaaaaaaagaaagctcataaatgtttgaaaaaagtgaagggtgtaataaatatggtaagtaattttgggtgaaatatctctttaaaaatgcatgcagatgataaacttttactccgtTATAaataaactctatattaaactattaaactaaactaatctcaacattgcatatcctgcgacgtgactattgcggatgcacgcattgcgatatcaatgctgaaacgatatattgtgcagccataacttgaatataggttagttgtctttacttcttttcagTCTTTttccaaaaacttgctctcacgttgttagtgctgtgtaagcattttaaaaatgtattttacatggatataaaaaacaatttaaacacAATAGATTGTTGCGTCgtctatgatatgctgtaataaatttgaacgtcattGGTTTTCTTATTTACCCTGTatacgtagacattacatgaaacattacgtcaAGAACATGTatttgaaagttctggaaaagtcttggaattttagtagtaaaaatgtgtataaaccctgaaactcggtcctggagattTTAGCTCGAACTTGCTTCTACACACcggccaggaagtttctagtgtaGACCGTTTtgggggatgtaaacaaaaacaatagtcccaacgtatttcctgttttacatttttaatttctatagatTCTGGGAATCCcgaaagagccacatattgataatgttatgatagctgtttttaacatcaagttatgattgaatttcctcttgttacagttatggaatagtttgaaaacaagcaggaaatgatcatgggccaatgacatatCTACATTGAAATGGTCGCTTGattggctggttcaggtgtgtttgattagggttgaagctaaactcaccAGGACACCGTCCCTcaaggactgagtttggacacccctgctatattgtttaccatggcactttgaatattctgtcTACAATTACATGCAAATAtgatttcaaaacaaaattagcactatttatttgactgagaacaatgttgtgctttgatagtcattggctgctaatatgattttactatttagaatatttttctgaattttattattaaggaagaagtctgaatgtgcgaatataaaaccaactttgcctTGATCTGAACAGGTGCGTCTGTGACAGACTGGACTATTGTCAAGTCATTGAATAGGGTTATCAGAGTTTAAAGTATGTTGTGTAATATACTGCAGCTGTTATTAAGGGACTATCATTAGCGgcatttttatttaacaatgtAATCATACGCTTGTTTGTGgtaaaatatcattattattgccCAGTTGCACacccgcgcacctctcaaaaaatgtaactacacgtcataCTACACTGAAGATGATTGGAATCTGTGCCAGAGATGCCTggagatggcatattttccattacaataaaattattatttacattaaaatatttatttatagaagattcaagaaatgcgttgttaaatattatttacagggtaTACAAGAGTTCTTTTATGTAGTAGAGAAGCTGCTTATTTTATTcgattaatatgaaaaacatcgaaaataattaattttgttttacttttttaataagaaataagtgactgttggttttaggcaatgtatgttttaatttcaattttttaaCTTTGATCTTAAATGAAAAATCAGATAGTAAGGCTGGGCAATATgggtaaaaaaaatcatatctcagtatttttaggaggaatgacggcATAAGGTATATATCCGGTATTTTTCcaataaatggttacttgagagacaaagcctttattaaagctgtattaaacatttttttgagcaaaatataattcaaacacggGGGGTTTTCTCCCTGTTATTATCctcattataattatcattcttaaattgttttttgttgtaaaaGCAGTTAACAGtgagatattaaaatagaaaaaaaagatttggtaggcatgcattttttttttttttttttaagttttaataatcgTTTAAACTACCAACCGTTTGTATACtaggcacacacacaaatcatatCACGTCTTCCAGTAAAgcggctaaaataaataaatcagttaaacagaataaataaataaataaataaatacaatgaatagAATATAAACGGAGAAGTTGAAGTCAATATGCAATAACAGACTAGAACaaagagctaaatgtgttataacgtaaattttaaagaagagaccgtcgtgtaataaatactgaacttaaaaactgtgaatatgaggtggtttcactttcaaaatgcggTATATAAATTTGTCCCATTTTGGCATTCTTTTGTTTGcagttcttttgaacacattcaggtactgcttgtcaatttgacaaggcttctatgttcgttcttgctgtcaaatgcggaagaaatgatcgataaaaggtttctgataaaccactgtgacataataaataagtaaaatagttGCTCATGAATTGTAATAAAGCTAAAATGttcaatatgtatatatatatatatatatgtatatatatatatgtatatatatatatatatgtatatatatatatgtatatatatatatatatatatgtatatatatatatgtatatatatatatatatatatgtatatatatatatatatatgtatatatatatatgtatatatatatatatatatatgtatatatatatatgtatatatgtatatatatatatatgtatatatatatatatgtatatatgtatatatatatatatatatatatatatatatatatatgtgtatatatatatatgtatatatatatatatgtgtatatatatatatgtgtatatatatatatatatgtatatatatatatgtatatatatatatatatgtgtatatatatatatatatgtagatatatatagagtatatatatatatgtatatatatatatatatgtatatatatatatatgtaatatatatatatgtatatatatatatatgtatatatatagtatatatatatgtatagatatatatatatgtatatatatatatatatatggtatatatatatatatatatatatgtatatgtatctattgtatggtgtgtgtgtgtgtgtatttatatatgtgtatttatatatatatattatatatatatatatatatatatatatatatatattatatatatatatatatatatatatatatgtatatatatatatatgtatatattatatatatatgtatatatgtatatatgtgtgtgtgtgtgtgggtgtgtgtgtgtgtgtgtgtgtgtatttatatattgtgtgtatttatatatatttatttatatatatatatatatatatatatatatatatatatatatttatatattatatttatatattatttatatatatatatttatatatatatttatatatatatatatatatatatatatatatatatatatatatatatatatatatatatatattatatatatatatatatatatatatatatttatttattttattttattttttttatttttttttattttttttttatttttatttttttacttttgttggGTCTTGTTTGATTTTGCAACCCTGTTCCTGCTTTTGTTGGTGTATTCAGAGAACTCTCATACTCTTTCATTTGTAGTGTGaccctgaaaaatctcagtttgaaggTCTTCATGGCCCTTCCTCTTACCCCTACGCCTCCAAGATAACAAGAATTAGGACACCTCACCCCATCATGTGAATGTGCGAAATGAAGTGTAGGGGTTGGATTGGGCCAATTTGGATTGGGCCTTGGTCAGTGAGCATTGTTTTAAAAAGAGTTACCCAAGCTCAcggactacgtttacatggacaccaatagtccaattttattgtgattaagacgatactctgattaagaatctactatgtaaacagcaatttttggtTAATTTAATCTGTCTAAAGTCAAAAttcaactaaacagaaatcagattaagacatggagtatgctgattttagtcgcattgttgaagtgcagtacagacatgtaaacaccttaatcaaactattactgtcatgtaggacttttgctgcattttgcaacaggatagtccatacacacacggctgtttgacactattctctgcacctccAACACATTAAAagtgaaacacctgaaattacatgaaactccagaggaaatgtggttAGCGTGGTGACGCAGTTATATTATCAAATTACTATTTGCtctaacatgtaaaatgggattaTGAAAGGAATATTCAACAAGCAACcttatgtaaacactttaatcttattattgtcttatttagattaaggcaaataatacGATTACTGATGTTCATTTAAACGTAGTCACTGAGCAAATACCCTAATTTGTCACAGggccatgaatgaaatgttcatgagtgaaagttaaactgctgaactgcagttaaagtcgagaaattaaagatgaaacacccaaaatgacaCAAGACTCTGCAgacgtgaatagcctggtgacgcaacattcaaaaagcacttcacgtaatattattgtcttattcagattaaggcaaataactattacagatgtccatgtaaatgtagtcagtagtgtcttcaatgcaagtgaaagatccagaagggcatcctgctgacttgattcagaagggcactttttctcactggtttgactttcattcattcaccgtcattcgttttaaaaagcacccgctccattttatttgtatatattttactggaacgcattaactctacaggtgcctgatagttagctgtggaactaacgttaatcatattattccctctagtgaacacataaaaatcgtcatcataatttactcgagtgcacgcctcaatgtctcgcacccccccttaataggtgctgtcgtgccccacagtttgaaaactcCTGATCTATAGCATTGTTTTGTGGGTGGTGTGGGCTAAAAAGTTTGGAAACCGCTGTGTTAGACTGTGGCACTTTGACTAAATTTTAGTTTATGTATTGGTTTTGAGAGGAAATTAAgggtttgggacaacatgaatttaAAAGTAAAGCATTTTAATGGAGCTGAGTAGCAGTTTGAGTGTTTGGTGAACAGGGTATTGAGGACATGT harbors:
- the abhd17c gene encoding alpha/beta hydrolase domain-containing protein 17C; protein product: MPEQGPRMNSFSLGELCWLFCCPPCPSRIAAKLAFLPPEPTYSVHTDPSGATSLHLTERADWQYSQRELDAVEVLVTRTSRGNRVGCMFVRCAPASRYTLLFSHGNAVDLGQMCSFYIGLGSRINCNVFSYDYSGYGVSTGKPSEKNLYADIEAAWQVLRNKYGVTPENIILYGQSIGTVPTVDLASRYECAAVILHSPLMSGLRVAFPDTRKTYCFDAFPSIDKVSKVASPVLVIHGTEDEVIDFSHGLAIYERCPRAVEPLWVEGAGHNDIELYAQYLERLKQFITFELATS